Part of the Pseudomonas sp. Leaf58 genome is shown below.
CTGGCCGGTGGCACCCACCACGCCCATTACGATCACCCTGCCGGCTTTTGCATCTTCAACGACCTGGCCGTGATCAGCCGCTACCTGCTGGCGGCTGGCCGGGTGCACCGGGTGCTGATCTTCGACTGCGATGTGCACCAGGGTGACGGCACCGCGCGCATCCTGCACGACACCCCAGACGCCATCACCGTGTCACTGCATTGCGAACAGAATTTCCCGGCGCGCAAGGCGCAGAGCGACTGGGACATCCCCCTGCCCCGCGGCATGGGCGATGCGGCCTACCTGAAGGTGGTGGACGACGCCCTCAACTACCTGTTGCCGCTGTACCGCCCCGACCTGGTGCTGTATGACGCCGGCGTCGATGTGCACAAGGACGACGCGCTGGGCTACTTGCAACTGACCGACGCAGGCGTTGCCGCCCGTGACGAAGCGGTGCTGCGCCACTGCCTGGGCCGCGACATCCCCGTGGTGGGTGTGATCGGCGGCGGCTACAGCAAGGACCGCGTGGCCCTGGCCAAGCGCCACGGCATCCTTCACCACAGCGCGGCGCGTGTCATCGGTTGTTCACAATGACTGTGGAACCGCTTGTGGATAACCTGCTGGAAAGGCGCTGTAGGCCTTTGCTGGCAAGGCCTGTAGGTAACTGATCATTTTTTGACCATTACCGCCAGCGGCCACGCTGCGCTAGAATGCGCCTCTTTTCCACAGCCTGCTGCCCACCATGCCCGATCTGAACCCCACCTCCGCTACCCTCGCTGTCGTCATCGGTGGTGGCCCCGCCGGCCTGATGGCGGCTGAAGCCCTGGCCCAGGCAGGCCTGGCGGTCGAGGTGTTCGATGCCATGCCGTCGGTGGGCCGCAAGTTCCTGCTGGCGGGTGTCGGCGGCATGAACATCACCCATTCCGAGCCCTACCCGGCGTTCGTGGCCCGCTATGCCGGGCGCCAGGGCGAAATCGCTGCACTGCTGCGCGACTTCGACGCCGAAGCTTTGCGCCAGTGGATTCACGGCCTGGGCATCGAGACCTTCGTCGGCACCTCGGGCCGGGTGTTCCCCAGCGACATGAAAGCCGCGCCCCTGCTGCGCGCCTGGCTCAAGCGCCTGCGCGACAGCGGGGTAGTTATCCACACCCGTCACCGCTGGTTGGGCTGGAATGCCGAGGGGGCCTTGCGGGTTGCTTATCCACAGGGCGAACGCTTGGTTAACGCTGCCGTGGTGGTACTGGCGCTGGGCGGTGGCAGCTGGGCACGGCTGGGCTCTGACGGCAGCTGGCAAACGCTGCTGGCCGAACGGGCTGTGGATATCTCGCCTTTGCAGCCCAGCAACTGCGGGTTTGAAGTGGCAGGCTGGAGCACGCTGCTCAAGGACAAGTTTGCTGGCGCACCGCTGAAGAACATTGCCCTGAGCGTACCCGGCAGCGCGCCGCGCAAGGGTGAGTTCATCCTCACCGCGCAAGGTGTGGAAGGCAGCCTGGTGTATGCCTGGTCAGCGCCGCTGCGCGAGGCCATCAACCGTGACGGCCAAGCGCTGTTGCTGCTCGACCTGCTGCCCGATAAGCCTGTGGACAACATTGCCCGGGCGCTGGCCAAGCCACGCGGTTCGCGCTCCATGGCCAAGCATCTGCACAGCCAGCTGGGTATCGATGGGGTCAAGGCGGCGCTGTTGCGCGAGCTGACCGATCAGGCGACCTTTGCTGACCCTGAGGCGTTGGCGCAGGCGATCAAGGCATTGTCAATCACGCTGGTGCGCACGCGGCCGTTGGATGAAGCGATCAGCAGTGCGGGGGGAGTGCGTTTCGAGGCGCTGGATGAGGGGTTGATGGTAAAGGCGATGCCGGGGGTGTTCTGTGCCGGCGAAATGCTGGACTGGGAGGCGCCGACCGGGGGGTATCTGCTGACGGCGTGCTTTGCCAGCGGACTGCGCGCCGGGCGGGCGGCGGCAGGCTGGCTGAAATCCTGACACCTACTCGATCCACTGTGGGAGCGGGCGTGCCCGCGAACACGGGCGAAGCCCGTGCCATGCACCGCGGGGCCTGCTTCGCGGGCATGCCCGCTCCCACAGGGGCCAAGCTTCCCCAAGCTACGGCTTGCGCTTGCGCGGCCCACCATTGAAGCTCGGCACCTTGCGCACCGCCTTCACTGCCGGTTGCGCATTGCCCGCCTCGGTGCTGTCCATCCAGCGCCCCAAACCACGCTTGGCGCTGTTTTCTTTTGGTTTCTTGGGCTTCTTCGGCTTCTTGATCACCTGGCCACTGGCGTCGGTCAGCGGCACCCGGTGATCAGGAATGAAATCTGGCTCTTCGTGCCGCGGCAG
Proteins encoded:
- a CDS encoding histone deacetylase, producing MPLPLIYHEDYSPAFPAEHRFPMDKFRLLHDHLVDSGLTTDQALRRPDICPNDILALAHDRSYIERYMHGDLSREDQRRLGLPWSEALARRTVRAVGGSLLSAELALQHGIACHLAGGTHHAHYDHPAGFCIFNDLAVISRYLLAAGRVHRVLIFDCDVHQGDGTARILHDTPDAITVSLHCEQNFPARKAQSDWDIPLPRGMGDAAYLKVVDDALNYLLPLYRPDLVLYDAGVDVHKDDALGYLQLTDAGVAARDEAVLRHCLGRDIPVVGVIGGGYSKDRVALAKRHGILHHSAARVIGCSQ
- a CDS encoding TIGR03862 family flavoprotein encodes the protein MPDLNPTSATLAVVIGGGPAGLMAAEALAQAGLAVEVFDAMPSVGRKFLLAGVGGMNITHSEPYPAFVARYAGRQGEIAALLRDFDAEALRQWIHGLGIETFVGTSGRVFPSDMKAAPLLRAWLKRLRDSGVVIHTRHRWLGWNAEGALRVAYPQGERLVNAAVVVLALGGGSWARLGSDGSWQTLLAERAVDISPLQPSNCGFEVAGWSTLLKDKFAGAPLKNIALSVPGSAPRKGEFILTAQGVEGSLVYAWSAPLREAINRDGQALLLLDLLPDKPVDNIARALAKPRGSRSMAKHLHSQLGIDGVKAALLRELTDQATFADPEALAQAIKALSITLVRTRPLDEAISSAGGVRFEALDEGLMVKAMPGVFCAGEMLDWEAPTGGYLLTACFASGLRAGRAAAGWLKS